A DNA window from Trichosurus vulpecula isolate mTriVul1 chromosome 2, mTriVul1.pri, whole genome shotgun sequence contains the following coding sequences:
- the LOC118835298 gene encoding keratin-associated protein 19-5-like yields MSYYGSYYGGLGYGYGSGYGCGCGSFRGLGYGFGGCGFGGLGYGGYGYGCCCPSFYGRYYSSGFY; encoded by the coding sequence ATGAGCTATTATGGCAGCTACTATGGGGGCCTGGGCTATGGCTACGGCTCTGGTTATGGCTGTGGATGTGGCAGCTTCCGTGGCCTAGGCTATGGCTTTGGTGGCTGTGGCTTTGGAGGCCTGGGCTATGGTGGCTATGGATATGGCTGCTGCTGCCCATCTTTCTATGGAAGATATTATTCCTCTGGCTTCTACTGA